In Colletotrichum higginsianum IMI 349063 chromosome 1, whole genome shotgun sequence, the DNA window GTGGGGTGTGGCCACAAAGAGGACGGCGTGGTTCATATTGGGGTCGCGTGCGCGCCAGGCCTCGAGATGGTGCGAGACGATGGCGCGGTCTTCGACGGACATGTCGTCTGATGAGTCAAcgacgagggcttcgtcgCGCCAGTCCCAgcgggagagaaagaggagcGTGCGGAGGAAGCCCGACATGGGACTCGAGGGGACCTTCCATGGGTGCGGGTTCAGGTAGACGTGGAGAACGAGGAGCTCGATGAGCTCTTCGGTAACATGGCCAGCAAGCTTGTGGGCGTTGAACCAGTGCTTGACAAGGCGGATCGTTGTGGACAGGGTCGTGAAGCGTGTGCAGTAGGTCGTGATCGTCTGCGTGTGCAGGGGCAGGTGCTTGTAGCGCCAGTGCAGGTTAAAcagcgcctcctcggcctcggctctGGTCTGAGGGCTGATGGTCTTGTTCTTGGCCTGGCGATCCAGTAGCGTTTCCTCGAGTTCGGCGTAGATGCGCAAGCGGAACGCGGCGCCAGTCTCGTATATGATGTCGAGGTAGGCCAGGTTATCGATATCGCGCGCCGCGTTGTCGCGGCCCAGGCTCGTCGTGATGTTATCGTGGACAGCCCGTAACCTCcggtcgatgtcgaggaggaaCTCAATCTTGGTCTCCTGGATGGCGACCACGTTCTCTGGCCACTTGCTAGAAGCCTCAAAGTACAGGTTCACATCCATGGGTGGGGGGCTGGTCTTCTGGGAAAGGGTGAAAGGTGGCCTGATAGAGGCAGATCGGAGTTCGGGAACGATAGGGGAGATCTGTCTGATAGACAACGGTATGTCCTCCAGGCCGCGAACGTCCTGCTCTAGGGTTCCGAAagccttcctcgccgcctcaAACGCTTCCTTGTCCAGGGGCGAGAGCTCCAGGGACAGAGGGAACTCGGCGTCGTGGAATCGCAGatcaccggcgccgaggctTAAGTGACGCTGGAGAGTGTAACGAATGATTTCTTCACAGACACCTGCAGCTGTCTTGTTCGTCCACTGCACACACTCGAGGATGCTGCCATCTTGGAATCGGCGCAGCTCGGCCTTGTCACCCCAGAACTTCCGGAACTTGGCGGCCTCTTTTTCCAGCTCGGCCGAAGGTCCGTACTCCATCAGCCGTCCCATGTTGGCAGGATCAaagacgacgccgacttGAATGTTGGACAGGTTCCGCGACTGGCTGCTGGTAACTGACCAAGGTGCCGGGTCTTGGCTCGAGAAATGGATCAGCTGGGATCTCTCCTTCAGCGCCTTTTTGAGAACCGCATTCGCTTTGAAGCTGAGGTCCCAgacagctcctcgacggtcaGGATTGTTACTCTTCGAGTTGCTGTCGACGTTTTGAATTTCGAAAATGGCATCGTACAGCTGCAGTGGCATGTCGGCTTTTGTGATGAATGTCGGTTCGAACTGGTTGGCCAAAGTGTCGTTGAGCACCTCCATAGTTGTGCAAGCGTGGAAGCGAAGAAGACCCGCGGACCATGGGCTCATCTTGTACAATATGTTGACTTCGCGGTCGGGGTCGAACATGACGGGACCATTCTCACGGATGATCTCGGCGTCATGCTTATAGGTGCCGAACACGAAAGGCTTCTTGGAGAATTCGGTAGAGGCGAGAAACTGAATGGCAGCCTTGAAAAGCTCTGTGCTGCTCAGGGCCGAGGACAGCGCCGGTTGTCCGTTTCGTCCGCCTGTCTGTAAGAGCAGCGCTATCATGATGGCCCATTCAAAGTGACCAAATCCGCCCTTGGACAGCGAGCTGCCTAGGCCTCGTTGTTGCAGCCAGATCCTGCCGAGAATGCAAGCGTCCGCAAATGCTTTACATTCGGTTTTGGCTCGAGTCAGAACGCGAAGGTAGGTAACGAAAGTGTCTTCGGCCTTGAGGGTCGAGTTGTAGAACGGCGTTGCGGCGTTTGAGTCTTTGACGTCGGTCTGCACAGTCTTGTTGCCGTTGAAGGACGGACTCAGCTTCGACTTGGGGAAAACCCCCTCGGGCGCGCAGGGGATGATGCGTATGATATACTCTGGGTCGGACTTCTTCCCATCGTCGCTTTCGTCGCCCGGGTTGTTGGATGTCGACACAGGCCTGATGCAGAGTACGGGTAGGAGGAGATTTCCGTTCAGGTGCTCGAATTTCAGGTCGGCGGACTCTCCCAGCTCCTTTCGCAAGCTTGCCGCAATGTTGGCAATGTAGTACGCTCTGCGATAGAAGTAGCGCATGTTCTGATGGTCTTTCTCTTGGA includes these proteins:
- a CDS encoding Nrap protein, giving the protein MEQSPKRRKVSHQGGSRTATNIATASPFVLQTDELLKEVEVDYAKALNGADALLHRIRNLIQGIESHGPIPITEATRKFQKTHRIKIPYPDPKPADDAPYKLSFEKPAAYNVVGSYVSKTMVDAQANKGVDMIVQMPASLFQEKDHQNMRYFYRRAYYIANIAASLRKELGESADLKFEHLNGNLLLPVLCIRPVSTSNNPGDESDDGKKSDPEYIIRIIPCAPEGVFPKSKLSPSFNGNKTVQTDVKDSNAATPFYNSTLKAEDTFVTYLRVLTRAKTECKAFADACILGRIWLQQRGLGSSLSKGGFGHFEWAIMIALLLQTGGRNGQPALSSALSSTELFKAAIQFLASTEFSKKPFVFGTYKHDAEIIRENGPVMFDPDREVNILYKMSPWSAGLLRFHACTTMEVLNDTLANQFEPTFITKADMPLQLYDAIFEIQNVDSNSKSNNPDRRGAVWDLSFKANAVLKKALKERSQLIHFSSQDPAPWSVTSSQSRNLSNIQVGVVFDPANMGRLMEYGPSAELEKEAAKFRKFWGDKAELRRFQDGSILECVQWTNKTAAGVCEEIIRYTLQRHLSLGAGDLRFHDAEFPLSLELSPLDKEAFEAARKAFGTLEQDVRGLEDIPLSIRQISPIVPELRSASIRPPFTLSQKTSPPPMDVNLYFEASSKWPENVVAIQETKIEFLLDIDRRLRAVHDNITTSLGRDNAARDIDNLAYLDIIYETGAAFRLRIYAELEETLLDRQAKNKTISPQTRAEAEEALFNLHWRYKHLPLHTQTITTYCTRFTTLSTTIRLVKHWFNAHKLAGHVTEELIELLVLHVYLNPHPWKVPSSPMSGFLRTLLFLSRWDWRDEALVVDSSDDMSVEDRAIVSHHLEAWRARDPNMNHAVLFVATPHDHLGLAYTRHGPSKLLATRMTRLAKAASRLVKEQGIALDTAELFRPSLVDYDVLLHLSSSALKRVARDAASEAGTRHSLFKNLDERTGKVPLPLGRHPATVLLRELEAAYEDTLLFFHGAPDDVVIGAIWQPKLRSRQVFRVGLPYNFRQVKDAGDDEGDIVEVNKPAVLLEIARIGGDLFKRIELTE